From one Anaerolineae bacterium genomic stretch:
- a CDS encoding AAA family ATPase encodes MTTTIALAGKGGTGKTSIAALLIRVLIERRAGSILAIDADPASNLHLALGLPLGRTVGDIREETLQTAPGGTLSTGVARQDWLDHAVRMALEEGDEVDLLAMGRPEGPGCYCAVNHMLRQIIDALGRAYDYVVIDNEAGMEHLSRRTTRDVDILLLVSDPTLRGILAASQMARLAERLHIHIERTYLLLNRVADPLPQPLQQAITETGLELAGVVPFDPILAEFDGSGRPIAELPAISAAYQAVYNLAERLLGLHVPAARQCG; translated from the coding sequence ATGACGACCACCATCGCGTTAGCCGGCAAGGGTGGTACGGGCAAGACCTCCATTGCCGCTCTCCTGATCCGCGTCTTGATCGAACGCAGAGCGGGAAGTATCCTGGCGATTGACGCCGACCCTGCTAGCAACCTACATTTGGCCCTAGGCCTGCCGCTAGGGCGTACCGTCGGTGACATCCGAGAAGAGACGCTGCAAACGGCGCCAGGGGGTACTCTGTCGACAGGAGTGGCTCGCCAGGACTGGCTGGATCATGCTGTGCGCATGGCCTTAGAGGAGGGTGACGAAGTAGACCTACTGGCGATGGGCCGCCCTGAGGGGCCGGGTTGTTATTGCGCTGTTAACCATATGCTGCGCCAGATCATAGATGCGCTAGGGCGTGCCTATGACTACGTGGTGATTGACAACGAGGCGGGCATGGAGCATTTGAGCCGGCGCACGACGCGCGATGTGGATATCCTGCTATTGGTGAGCGATCCCACGCTGCGTGGGATATTAGCGGCTAGCCAGATGGCTCGCCTCGCCGAGAGACTGCACATTCATATAGAGCGCACCTATCTATTGCTGAATCGGGTGGCTGATCCCCTCCCACAGCCGTTGCAGCAGGCTATTACTGAAACGGGCCTGGAGCTGGCCGGCGTGGTGCCTTTCGATCCGATCCTGGCCGAATTTGACGGCAGCGGCCGGCCCATCGCCGAGTTGCCGGCTATCTCCGCGGCATATCAAGCCGTGTACAACCTTGCCGAACGCCTGTTAGGTTTGCATGTCCCGGCCGCGAGGCAGTGTGGATAA
- a CDS encoding ASKHA domain-containing protein: protein MTLHSVRFLPADAIVQVPTGTLVIEAARQAGLDLNIPCGGQGRCGRCAVLVRDGMAAVRRRVTLRLSPNDLAAGYALACQSVIEGDTTIEIPPQERIVRRLTTEKAARRVVVPFPYHWREHQTIHRYFVQLPLPTLDDQTDDWARLRRELARQYGLRGLVAELPTLQRLGTTLRAANWAVTAVVELDTWDRPNGPPRLVDLLPGDQSGESWGLAIDIGTTTVTVYLVDLLSGQVVAQAAEYNGQIARGEDIISRIIYASKGNGLAELRQMALDTINPLIATVAQYRRIRPEHIHKATVAGNTTMMHLFLGVPPEPIRLTPYIPIVNDWPTLCAAEVGLNICPTGTVDCLPGVASYVGADITAGVLSISLDAQEGLTLFIDVGTNGETVLGTGDWMLTCACSAGPAFEGAGVEHGMRATEGAIEEVWISSQTYEPTYRVIGGGKPRGICGSGLISLLAELFITGVLDKGGNLRLDLGTPRVREGAHGPEYVVAWAEETAHGRDIVLTKVDIDNLIRAKAAIYAGFSVLCESVGVNLQDVDRMLIGGAFGQYINVEKAIQIGMLPDLPWDRFHFLGNTSVMGAYMALLRRDVRQRLVEIAHKLTYVELSADNRFYDQFTSALFLPHTDLMQFPSVAALMATPTQ, encoded by the coding sequence ATGACCTTGCATTCCGTTCGTTTTCTGCCGGCGGATGCCATTGTGCAGGTCCCCACGGGGACGCTGGTCATCGAGGCGGCGCGCCAAGCTGGGCTTGATCTGAATATACCCTGCGGCGGACAGGGACGATGTGGGCGGTGCGCAGTGCTTGTGCGGGATGGCATGGCCGCAGTGCGCCGACGGGTGACCTTGCGTCTCTCACCGAATGATTTGGCCGCTGGCTACGCACTCGCTTGCCAGAGCGTGATCGAGGGCGATACTACTATCGAAATCCCGCCACAGGAGCGAATCGTCCGGCGGCTGACCACGGAGAAGGCCGCTCGTCGCGTGGTGGTACCGTTCCCCTATCACTGGCGTGAGCATCAGACGATCCATCGTTATTTTGTGCAGCTTCCCTTGCCTACTTTGGATGATCAGACGGACGACTGGGCGCGGTTACGGCGCGAGCTGGCGCGGCAATACGGCCTGCGTGGGCTCGTCGCTGAGCTACCGACGCTGCAACGGCTGGGGACTACGCTCCGCGCGGCCAATTGGGCTGTGACCGCCGTGGTTGAACTGGATACGTGGGATCGGCCGAATGGCCCGCCACGCCTGGTGGATCTCCTTCCCGGCGATCAAAGCGGGGAGAGCTGGGGGCTGGCCATTGACATCGGCACGACCACGGTCACAGTGTACCTGGTGGATCTGCTCAGCGGACAAGTGGTGGCGCAAGCAGCCGAATACAACGGCCAGATCGCCCGCGGCGAGGACATCATCTCCCGCATCATCTATGCCTCGAAAGGAAATGGCTTAGCTGAGCTGCGGCAAATGGCCCTGGACACCATCAATCCGCTCATTGCGACCGTAGCTCAGTATCGGCGCATCCGGCCAGAGCACATCCATAAAGCTACAGTGGCTGGCAATACGACAATGATGCATCTGTTCCTGGGCGTGCCACCGGAGCCAATCCGGCTGACGCCCTACATCCCCATCGTCAACGACTGGCCGACCCTGTGCGCGGCCGAAGTGGGGCTGAACATCTGTCCCACTGGCACTGTGGATTGCCTCCCCGGCGTGGCCAGCTATGTGGGGGCCGACATCACGGCCGGTGTGCTCAGCATTAGCCTCGATGCCCAAGAAGGGCTAACGCTCTTTATCGACGTTGGCACCAACGGCGAGACGGTCTTAGGCACTGGCGACTGGATGCTGACGTGTGCTTGTTCCGCCGGTCCTGCCTTCGAGGGGGCGGGCGTGGAACATGGCATGCGGGCCACGGAAGGGGCGATCGAGGAGGTTTGGATCTCCAGCCAGACTTACGAGCCCACCTATCGGGTCATCGGCGGAGGTAAACCGCGCGGAATCTGCGGATCTGGGCTGATCTCGCTATTAGCGGAGCTATTCATCACAGGTGTGCTAGACAAAGGTGGGAACCTGCGCCTCGATCTAGGCACACCGCGCGTGCGCGAAGGAGCACACGGCCCAGAGTATGTGGTGGCCTGGGCCGAGGAAACAGCGCATGGCCGCGACATCGTACTCACTAAGGTGGACATTGACAACCTGATCCGCGCCAAGGCCGCCATCTATGCCGGGTTCTCTGTATTGTGCGAGTCCGTCGGGGTGAACCTCCAGGATGTGGATCGGATGCTGATCGGCGGCGCGTTCGGTCAATATATCAACGTGGAGAAGGCGATCCAAATTGGCATGCTGCCTGATCTCCCGTGGGATCGCTTCCACTTCCTGGGGAACACCAGCGTTATGGGCGCGTATATGGCCTTGCTGCGGCGGGATGTACGACAGCGGCTGGTGGAGATCGCCCACAAGCTGACGTACGTGGAGCTTTCAGCGGATAATCGGTTCTACGACCAGTTCACCTCTGCCTTGTTCTTGCCGCACACCGATCTGATGCAGTTCCCATCAGTAGCGGCGTTGATGGCCACGCCGACACAATAA
- the acsC gene encoding acetyl-CoA decarbonylase/synthase complex subunit gamma yields MALTGLQIYKLLPKTNCKECGFPTCMAFAMKLAAKQAELSACPYVSEEAKAQLEEASAPPIRLITLSSDGYKVEAGNETVLFRHEKTFYHKPGLFVRVRDTQSPEEIRQRVQQVREYAVDYVGLSLTLDGLAVEAASGDPATYAAAVQQALGAGRPLILLAPQPDMAEAGLKAAAGTRPLLWGVTANNWQPLAALAKAHGASLAVRGDGDLSALANLTTQIKAMGLEDLVLDPGPRDPLGTLTTFTQIRRLSLKQNVRALGYPILAFPGEGVSEPGEEPLLAAQHIAKYAGFIVLDHFTPASAYGLLVWRQNIFTDPQKPIQVEPGIYEINNPGPDAPVMITTNFSITYFAVANEVESSGHPGWLLVADAEGMSVLTAWAAGKFDADKIAKTVKGTNIESRIQHRKLIIPGHVAVLLGELEEELPGWQILVGPREAVDLPGFLKLWSPN; encoded by the coding sequence ATGGCGTTGACTGGCCTGCAGATTTATAAGCTGCTGCCCAAAACTAACTGCAAAGAGTGTGGGTTTCCGACTTGCATGGCCTTCGCCATGAAGCTGGCCGCCAAGCAGGCGGAGCTGAGCGCCTGCCCCTATGTCAGCGAAGAGGCGAAGGCACAGCTCGAGGAGGCCTCAGCCCCTCCGATCCGCCTGATCACTTTGAGCAGTGACGGCTACAAGGTTGAGGCGGGCAACGAAACGGTGCTCTTCCGGCACGAGAAGACCTTCTATCACAAACCTGGCCTCTTCGTGCGAGTGCGAGACACTCAATCGCCTGAGGAGATCAGACAGAGGGTCCAGCAAGTGCGAGAGTACGCGGTGGACTATGTTGGGCTATCTCTCACACTGGACGGGCTGGCTGTGGAGGCAGCATCCGGCGACCCGGCGACCTATGCCGCCGCGGTCCAACAGGCGCTGGGGGCAGGTCGGCCGCTCATTCTATTGGCTCCCCAGCCCGACATGGCCGAGGCAGGGCTGAAGGCAGCCGCTGGCACCCGCCCGCTCCTGTGGGGTGTGACGGCGAACAACTGGCAGCCGCTGGCCGCGCTCGCCAAAGCTCACGGGGCCTCCTTGGCTGTGCGAGGTGATGGCGATCTCTCGGCCCTGGCTAACCTCACCACCCAAATCAAAGCGATGGGACTGGAGGATTTGGTCCTGGATCCCGGGCCACGCGATCCGCTGGGGACGCTGACGACGTTCACCCAGATCCGCCGGCTCTCACTCAAGCAGAATGTGCGAGCGTTGGGCTATCCAATCCTTGCCTTCCCCGGCGAGGGGGTCAGTGAGCCGGGAGAAGAGCCGCTGCTAGCGGCGCAGCACATCGCCAAGTATGCCGGCTTTATTGTGCTCGACCACTTCACCCCTGCGTCGGCCTATGGACTACTAGTGTGGCGGCAGAACATCTTCACCGACCCGCAGAAGCCGATCCAAGTGGAGCCGGGCATCTACGAGATCAACAACCCCGGTCCCGATGCCCCGGTCATGATCACCACCAACTTCTCCATCACCTACTTCGCTGTCGCCAACGAGGTGGAATCTAGCGGCCATCCGGGCTGGTTGCTGGTGGCCGATGCCGAGGGGATGAGCGTGCTTACCGCCTGGGCCGCTGGCAAATTCGATGCCGATAAAATCGCCAAGACGGTCAAGGGAACGAACATCGAGTCCAGGATTCAGCACCGCAAGCTCATCATCCCCGGGCATGTGGCGGTATTGCTGGGCGAGCTGGAGGAGGAGCTGCCGGGCTGGCAGATCCTAGTGGGACCGCGTGAGGCGGTGGACCTGCCGGGATTCCTCAAGTTGTGGTCGCCTAACTGA
- a CDS encoding NifU family protein: MSEAEQPVELTLEELIEQISRYLMAYHGGSVELVSYEDGEVRVKLGGHCLGCPYMQATLTLGIEKTVQHYFPEVRRVVAM, from the coding sequence ATGAGCGAAGCGGAACAGCCGGTCGAGCTTACCCTGGAAGAGTTGATCGAGCAGATCAGCCGGTATCTGATGGCCTATCACGGGGGATCGGTGGAGCTGGTGAGCTACGAGGACGGAGAGGTGCGCGTGAAGTTAGGCGGCCATTGTCTCGGCTGTCCATATATGCAAGCCACGCTCACGCTGGGCATCGAGAAGACGGTCCAGCACTACTTCCCGGAAGTGAGACGCGTCGTCGCAATGTAA
- a CDS encoding acetyl-CoA decarbonylase/synthase complex subunit delta: MPEISISKEKWTGRVRTVTLGATRAEGGSRSHTVTVGGESTLPFLHFEGEIPNPPRIAIEIQDRRPTDWPAPLLDAWGEVINDPATWAQAAEARGADLILLRLTVPVSGNGSTSPAAAARKAVRCVLEATGLPLLVFGPGQADLDNEMLVAVAEEAKGERLVLGVCEEKNYRTIVAAALAHGHLVDSRTPMDVNLAKQLVILIHDMGLPLDRILMDPTTGALGYGIEYGYSVMERLRLAALQGDVMTQSPMLVTPGEEAWRSKEARVGDGVPATWGDWEERGILWESLTAVNLVHAGADVLVMRHPEAVRRVHQMIDRLMVRELVPG, encoded by the coding sequence ATGCCAGAAATATCCATCTCGAAGGAGAAATGGACGGGACGGGTGCGCACCGTTACCCTAGGTGCCACGCGTGCTGAGGGCGGCTCACGGAGTCACACTGTCACTGTGGGTGGCGAGTCCACATTGCCTTTCTTACACTTCGAGGGGGAAATCCCAAACCCACCGCGCATCGCCATCGAGATCCAGGATCGTCGGCCCACCGACTGGCCGGCACCGTTGCTAGACGCCTGGGGTGAGGTGATAAACGATCCGGCCACTTGGGCGCAAGCGGCCGAAGCGCGTGGTGCCGACCTGATCCTACTACGTTTGACCGTGCCCGTGAGTGGTAACGGTTCAACATCGCCGGCGGCGGCAGCGCGTAAGGCCGTGCGGTGTGTGCTAGAGGCCACCGGGCTGCCCTTGCTGGTGTTTGGCCCGGGCCAGGCGGACCTGGATAACGAAATGCTGGTGGCTGTCGCTGAGGAGGCCAAGGGAGAGCGCCTGGTGCTGGGCGTGTGTGAGGAAAAGAACTACCGCACCATCGTGGCGGCGGCGTTGGCTCACGGCCACTTAGTGGATTCCCGCACCCCAATGGATGTCAACCTGGCCAAGCAGTTGGTGATCCTTATCCACGACATGGGACTGCCACTCGACCGCATCCTCATGGACCCAACCACGGGCGCGCTGGGATACGGCATCGAGTACGGGTACTCGGTTATGGAACGGCTGCGCCTGGCCGCGCTCCAGGGCGATGTCATGACCCAATCACCGATGCTGGTCACGCCGGGCGAGGAGGCATGGCGATCCAAGGAGGCTCGCGTGGGTGATGGGGTGCCGGCCACCTGGGGCGATTGGGAGGAGCGCGGCATCCTGTGGGAATCGTTGACCGCTGTTAACCTAGTACACGCGGGGGCGGATGTGCTGGTGATGCGTCACCCGGAAGCGGTACGGCGCGTCCACCAGATGATTGATCGGCTTATGGTGCGCGAGCTGGTTCCAGGTTAA
- the acsB gene encoding acetyl-CoA decarbonylase/synthase complex subunit alpha/beta yields the protein MSRYIATRAIRGANGIVAEAEALLKKAMAEKGPKAHVAFPNTAYYLPVIYGMLGIQVTKLEDLVPVLEHAKNLLHPVPEENLWTPYLGETLDCGMATLLAAEAIEGIRFALGEQPEPYPGLRLAGGTSFTSPEFERAAGDGHLNGPIDDIQLRSWGIQLVDGRMPGFAAIVGAARTNRAAVAIVRELQRRNILIFLSGNVNGRSIIDQLHEEGVEMGYDTYIVPFGRDTISAIYALGFATRSALTFGGMKPGQWREILLYNKYRVFAFVLALGEVDDLKYAAAAGAISYGFPVIADTVIPQILPTGVTRYEHVISMPWNEIDAPTDEEKAAKLVQRAIEVRGVKVKITEIPIPVPYGSAFEGEVVRRKDMRVEFGGKNSRAFEYLYMADWDEVEDGKIEVVGPDFSHVPMEGSMDMGIVVKVAGRKMQKDFEPVLERQIHYFINGASGVQHIGQRDIAWIRISKAAAEKGFTLRHFGDILHARFHADFGAIVDKVQVTIYTDPKAIQEWLERARQAYHERNIRLANMTDESVDTFYTCTLCQSFAPTHVCIISPERLGLCGAYNWLDCRASHEINPTGPNQPILKGAPIDPVKGYWPGVNEVARKLSQGKVQEVAMYSIMENPMTACGCFECIMMIIPEANGFMVVSREDPSMTPAGMTFSTLAGMAGGGLQTPGVMGIGKYYLTSKKFISADGGFKRIVWMSSILKETMAEELKAVAEREGIPDLIDRIADERVATTVEELLAWLEEHDHPALTMPPLL from the coding sequence ATGTCTCGATACATTGCCACGCGCGCCATTCGCGGCGCCAACGGAATTGTCGCCGAGGCAGAGGCGCTCTTAAAGAAGGCAATGGCCGAGAAAGGGCCTAAGGCCCATGTCGCGTTCCCGAATACGGCCTATTACTTGCCGGTCATCTACGGCATGCTGGGCATTCAGGTCACCAAGCTGGAGGACTTAGTACCAGTACTGGAACACGCTAAGAACCTTCTGCACCCGGTGCCTGAGGAGAACTTGTGGACTCCATATTTGGGGGAGACGCTGGACTGTGGCATGGCGACCCTCTTAGCTGCGGAGGCCATTGAGGGCATTCGCTTCGCATTGGGAGAGCAGCCCGAGCCGTATCCAGGCCTGCGCCTGGCTGGTGGCACCTCTTTCACCAGCCCGGAGTTTGAGCGCGCCGCCGGGGATGGCCACCTGAACGGCCCTATTGACGACATCCAACTGCGCTCCTGGGGTATCCAGTTGGTGGATGGCCGCATGCCAGGCTTCGCTGCCATCGTAGGGGCGGCGCGCACCAATCGAGCAGCTGTAGCCATCGTGCGCGAGCTGCAGCGGCGGAACATCCTGATCTTCCTGAGCGGCAATGTCAACGGGCGTTCCATCATCGACCAATTGCATGAGGAAGGGGTGGAGATGGGGTACGATACATATATCGTGCCGTTCGGACGCGACACCATCTCCGCCATCTATGCGTTAGGTTTTGCCACGCGGTCGGCGCTCACCTTCGGCGGCATGAAGCCAGGCCAGTGGCGGGAGATCCTGCTCTACAACAAATACCGGGTGTTTGCCTTCGTCTTGGCGCTGGGCGAAGTGGACGACCTCAAGTACGCCGCGGCAGCCGGGGCCATCTCTTACGGCTTCCCCGTCATTGCCGACACAGTCATCCCGCAGATTTTGCCCACCGGCGTCACCCGCTACGAGCACGTCATCTCAATGCCGTGGAACGAAATCGATGCGCCGACGGATGAGGAGAAAGCAGCTAAACTGGTCCAGCGCGCCATCGAGGTGCGCGGCGTCAAGGTAAAGATCACCGAGATCCCCATCCCTGTCCCCTACGGCTCCGCCTTTGAGGGCGAGGTCGTGCGCCGCAAGGACATGCGGGTCGAGTTTGGCGGCAAGAACTCGCGCGCCTTTGAATACCTATACATGGCCGATTGGGACGAAGTAGAAGATGGCAAGATCGAGGTGGTCGGCCCCGACTTCAGCCACGTCCCGATGGAAGGCTCGATGGACATGGGGATCGTGGTAAAGGTGGCCGGCCGCAAGATGCAGAAGGACTTCGAGCCCGTCTTGGAGCGGCAGATCCACTACTTCATCAACGGCGCCTCGGGCGTCCAGCACATCGGCCAGCGCGACATCGCCTGGATCCGCATTAGCAAGGCGGCCGCTGAGAAGGGGTTTACGCTGCGGCACTTCGGCGATATCCTACACGCCCGCTTCCACGCCGACTTCGGCGCCATCGTGGATAAGGTGCAGGTGACCATTTACACCGATCCTAAGGCGATCCAGGAATGGCTAGAGCGGGCGCGCCAGGCCTACCACGAGCGTAACATCCGCCTGGCCAACATGACGGACGAGAGCGTGGATACGTTCTATACCTGTACCTTGTGTCAGAGCTTCGCACCTACTCACGTCTGTATTATCTCGCCAGAGCGGCTAGGATTGTGCGGCGCTTATAACTGGCTCGACTGCCGCGCTTCCCACGAGATCAATCCTACTGGTCCCAACCAGCCGATCCTCAAGGGGGCTCCTATTGATCCGGTTAAAGGGTATTGGCCAGGCGTGAATGAGGTCGCTCGGAAGCTCTCCCAAGGGAAGGTCCAGGAAGTGGCCATGTATTCCATTATGGAGAATCCGATGACCGCGTGCGGCTGCTTCGAGTGCATCATGATGATCATCCCCGAGGCCAACGGCTTCATGGTGGTCAGCCGCGAGGATCCCAGCATGACGCCCGCCGGCATGACCTTCTCCACGCTGGCTGGTATGGCGGGAGGCGGCCTGCAAACCCCTGGCGTGATGGGCATCGGCAAGTACTATCTGACCAGCAAGAAGTTTATCTCGGCCGATGGCGGCTTCAAAAGGATCGTGTGGATGTCGTCCATCCTCAAAGAGACGATGGCCGAGGAGCTCAAAGCCGTGGCCGAACGGGAGGGCATCCCCGACCTGATAGATCGCATCGCGGATGAGCGGGTGGCGACGACCGTCGAGGAGCTATTGGCTTGGTTGGAAGAACACGATCACCCGGCGTTGACTATGCCACCGCTGCTCTGA
- the cooS gene encoding anaerobic carbon-monoxide dehydrogenase catalytic subunit, protein MAKKKGRTPEELSRDAAVVALLERALQLNMETCFARAEELAPCPIGVEGLCCRHCAMGPCRLVGKAERGVCGATVDTVVARNFARAVAAGAAAHSDHGRDLAFTLLEAAEGQASDYRIRDPFKLKEVAGYLGVPVDGRPIRDIARDVALAALGEFGRTHGELLYLKRAPAKRQKIWRDLHIAPRAIDREVVELLHRTNIGNDQDPEHLLDQAMRCALADGWGGSMLATDLTDILFGTPAPVLSEANLGVLEEDMVNIIIHGHEPTLSEMIVAAAQDPELIEYARSKGATGINLAGICCTANEALMRQGVPLAGNFLQQELAILTGAVEAMVVDVQCIMQGLVPIASRFHTEIITTSRKAKIVGATHIEFDERRALEIAKEIIRRAIDRFPLRDGVFIPEARTPLVPGFSHEYIGYALGGFYRGSFRPLNDAIIAGRIRGVVANIGCNNARVCHDELHRYVVSEFLKNDVLVVETGCGAIAGAKAGFMRPEAALELAGPGLREVCEAVGIPPVLHLGACVDNSRILTVLSQMATETGLGEDIADIPAVGMAPEWMSEKALAIATYCVASGAYVIMGGEGPVRGSAEVTRLISEGWEKKVGGKLEFIPDAEEIVRRALAHIDQKRAALGLAKYDPSKWGKSGDWRIQEILALPLEARLEAIYGMSVN, encoded by the coding sequence ATGGCAAAAAAGAAAGGACGAACGCCGGAAGAACTGAGCCGGGATGCTGCTGTCGTGGCGCTTTTGGAACGGGCGCTCCAATTGAATATGGAGACGTGCTTTGCACGGGCCGAGGAGCTGGCCCCCTGTCCCATCGGTGTAGAGGGGCTTTGTTGCCGTCACTGCGCCATGGGGCCTTGCCGATTGGTGGGTAAGGCGGAGCGCGGGGTTTGCGGGGCGACGGTAGATACGGTAGTGGCCCGTAACTTCGCGCGAGCAGTAGCTGCCGGAGCAGCTGCTCACTCGGATCATGGCCGCGATCTGGCCTTTACCTTGCTGGAGGCTGCCGAGGGGCAAGCGTCGGATTATCGAATCCGTGATCCCTTCAAGCTGAAGGAAGTGGCAGGATATCTGGGTGTACCGGTGGATGGACGCCCCATCCGGGACATCGCTCGCGATGTGGCGTTAGCTGCTTTGGGAGAGTTCGGCAGGACGCATGGGGAACTCCTGTACTTGAAGCGCGCCCCAGCGAAGCGCCAGAAGATCTGGCGGGACCTGCATATTGCTCCTCGCGCCATTGATCGGGAAGTGGTCGAGCTACTGCATCGCACCAACATCGGTAACGATCAAGACCCAGAACATCTCTTGGATCAGGCGATGCGATGTGCCCTGGCCGATGGCTGGGGTGGGTCTATGCTCGCTACTGACCTGACGGATATTCTCTTCGGCACCCCGGCCCCTGTACTGTCCGAAGCTAACCTCGGGGTGTTGGAAGAGGACATGGTGAACATCATCATCCATGGCCATGAGCCCACCCTCTCAGAAATGATCGTCGCCGCAGCGCAGGACCCTGAGTTAATTGAGTACGCCCGGAGCAAAGGAGCCACCGGTATCAACCTGGCTGGCATCTGTTGTACCGCCAACGAGGCGCTCATGCGCCAGGGGGTGCCCTTGGCCGGCAACTTCCTTCAGCAGGAGCTGGCCATCCTCACTGGCGCAGTGGAAGCAATGGTGGTAGACGTCCAATGTATCATGCAAGGATTGGTGCCGATAGCCAGCCGTTTCCACACGGAGATCATCACCACCTCGCGCAAGGCTAAGATTGTAGGGGCTACGCACATCGAGTTCGACGAACGGCGGGCCTTGGAGATCGCTAAAGAGATCATCCGCCGGGCTATTGATCGCTTCCCGCTGAGAGATGGAGTGTTCATCCCTGAAGCGCGCACGCCGCTGGTGCCTGGCTTCTCGCATGAATACATTGGCTATGCCCTAGGTGGTTTCTACCGCGGCTCGTTCCGTCCGCTGAACGATGCCATCATCGCCGGACGTATCCGAGGTGTGGTAGCCAATATTGGGTGTAATAATGCCCGCGTCTGTCACGACGAGCTCCATCGCTATGTGGTCAGCGAGTTTCTCAAGAACGACGTCCTGGTGGTGGAGACAGGTTGCGGAGCCATTGCCGGGGCTAAGGCTGGGTTTATGAGGCCAGAGGCGGCACTGGAGCTGGCCGGTCCTGGTCTGCGAGAGGTATGTGAGGCCGTGGGGATACCGCCCGTGCTTCACCTAGGCGCTTGTGTGGACAACTCTCGTATCTTGACGGTGCTCTCGCAGATGGCGACCGAGACGGGGTTGGGCGAGGACATCGCGGATATCCCGGCGGTCGGCATGGCGCCGGAGTGGATGAGCGAGAAGGCGCTAGCTATCGCTACGTACTGCGTCGCCTCTGGAGCTTATGTGATCATGGGCGGTGAGGGGCCGGTGCGTGGCAGCGCAGAGGTGACACGCCTCATCAGCGAGGGCTGGGAGAAAAAGGTGGGGGGCAAGCTCGAGTTCATCCCGGATGCTGAGGAGATCGTCCGCCGAGCGTTGGCTCACATCGACCAGAAGCGGGCAGCTCTCGGCCTGGCCAAGTATGACCCGTCCAAGTGGGGCAAGAGCGGCGATTGGCGCATACAGGAGATCCTGGCCCTCCCGTTGGAGGCGCGGTTGGAAGCCATCTATGGGATGTCTGTGAATTAA
- a CDS encoding heavy-metal-associated domain-containing protein: MEQIVLDIQPISGDHHLEKVVLDVPAMWADHHVLKVRAVLTSLEGVQDVYASSAWKQVLVSFDPSKISQAAIEQALAEAGYPVGAGEVPVLVQHDGIRRDPRWEVLGARVTKTNQVDIEMSGEFRKY; encoded by the coding sequence ATGGAACAAATCGTGCTCGATATACAGCCGATTTCCGGTGATCATCACTTGGAGAAGGTGGTGCTTGATGTGCCCGCCATGTGGGCGGATCATCACGTGCTCAAAGTCCGGGCCGTCCTGACGAGCCTGGAGGGAGTGCAGGACGTGTATGCCAGTTCTGCCTGGAAGCAGGTCCTGGTCTCCTTTGATCCCTCGAAGATCAGCCAGGCGGCCATCGAGCAGGCGTTGGCTGAGGCCGGCTATCCAGTGGGAGCAGGGGAAGTGCCCGTTCTCGTTCAGCACGACGGAATACGTCGAGATCCCAGATGGGAAGTGCTGGGCGCGCGAGTGACTAAGACCAATCAAGTGGATATCGAGATGTCGGGCGAGTTCCGGAAATATTAG